A DNA window from Arachis hypogaea cultivar Tifrunner chromosome 18, arahy.Tifrunner.gnm2.J5K5, whole genome shotgun sequence contains the following coding sequences:
- the LOC140181371 gene encoding uncharacterized protein, with product MSVTAYFARHKNLWEEADDFRSIPGCECVKYECGLGVVRQQREEDRVTKFLRGLGEQYSTVKSQVMLMDEFPSVNKILSMITQQERQLFSFDNALDTKILSGHMVDNCYKKHGYPLNFKPRFDKKNHVLNCMTAADASEDDNDNLSVHQLKHKPWVIDIGATDHVSYFLADFKNYFKIDPIVIRLPNGALTTSCIMGTIVFSDDLYLTNALFIRTFNFKLISVSKLTASLYCKMSFTYKDCEI from the exons ATGTCCGTTACTGCCTATTTTGCTAGGCATAAAAACCTTTGGGAAGAAGCTGATGATTTTAGATCGATTCCTGGATGTGAATGTGTTAAGTATGAGTGCGGTTTAGGCGTAGTAAGGCAACAAAGGGAAGAAGATAGAGTCACAAAGTTTCTTCGAGGTCTTGGAGAACAATATTCAACTGTTAAGTCTCAAGTGATGCTAATGGATGAATTTCCTAGTGTTAACAAAATTCTGTCCATGATTACTCAGCAGGAGAGACAACTCTTCAGTTTTGATAATGCTTTAgacacaaaaattttg AGTGGACACATGGTGGATAATTGCTACAAGAAGCATGGTTATCCACTAAACTTCAAGCCTCGGTTTGATAAGAAAAATCATGTTCTTAATTGTATGACAGCAGCTGATGCTTCTGAGGATGATAATGACAATCTCAGTGTTCATCAACTG AAACACAAGCCGTGGGTTATAGACATTGGTGCTACGGACCATGTGTCATATTTCTTGgcagattttaaaaattatttcaagaTAGATCCTATTGTTATTAGATTACCCAATGGTGCTCTCACAACAAGCTGCATTATGGGAACCATTGTGTTTTCTGATGATCTTTACCTTACAAATGCATTGTTCATCCGTACCTTCAATTTCAAACTCATTTCGGTTTCAAAGCTCACTGCATCACTGTATTGTAAAATGAGTTTTACTTACAAAGATTGTGAGATCTAG